The genomic interval TGCCGGAGAGTCCGCACGAGCTGATCCGCAGTGGGGTATAGGCATATGGAATGGACCTTTATCGACAGCTGGATTATCGTCACCGGCATCCTCAGCGCCATGTCCTGCGCACTGCTGGGAAACTATCTCGTGCTGCGGCGCATGAGCATGATGGGCGATGCCATCAGCCATGCCGTGCTGCCCGGCCTGGCCATCGCATTTCTGGTCAGCGGCAGCCGGGACAGTTTGCCTATGCTCGTCGGCGCGGTGGGTGTGGGGGTCCTGACAGCGGTATTGATTCAAGCCATCGGCAAGCTCAGCGGATTGGACCAGGGGGCCTCCATGGGGGTGATTTTCACCACGCTTTTCGCTTTGGGATTGATTCTGATCCGCCAGGCCGCCGATCATGTGGACCTCGATCCGGGCTGTGTGCTTTATGGCGCCATCGAGCTTACCCCGCTGGACGTCTACGCGCTATTCGGGTGGGAGATCCCCCGCGCGGCAGTGACCAACGGGATCATGCTGTTGGTCAATGTGCTTTTCGTGGTTTTCTTCTTCAAGGAATTGCGCATCACGTCCTTTGACCCCGCGCTGGCCACCACCATGGGATTTAACGCGGGAGTGATGCATTACGTGCTGATGGCGCTCGTGGCCGCCACCACCATCGCCGCGTTCGAAAGCGTGGGCAGTATCCTGGTGATCGCCATGCTGATCGTGCCGGCCGCCACCGCCCACCTGCTGACCGATCGGCTGGTGGCCATGCTGGCGATCAGTCTCGTCGTCGCCGCCCTGTCGGCCGTCCTGGGTCATCTTGGCGCGATTACCATACCGACTTGGATCGGTTTCCGCGATACGAGCACCGCCGGGATGATGGCCGTGGCTGTCGGTGTCTTGTTTCTGGCGGTTTTTCTTTTCGCCCCCCGCCACGGCATCATCGGCCGGATGGTCGCCCAGGGTCTCCTGACATTGCGTGTCAACCGGGACGACATCCTGGGCATGCTCTACCGGGTGCAGGAATTGTCCGGCCAACGGTCACCTGCCGTCAAAACGGATGATCTGCGCAAGGCCTTGTTGACCGGCGGCTGGGTGAACCTGGCCCTTGCCGACCTGCTGCGGACCCGAATGGTGCGGCGCACCCTGGAAGGTGTGGTGTTGACGGAAAGCGGCCTATCATCGGCCGCCAACCTAATCCGTTCCCATCGCCTCTGGGAGAGTTATCTGTGCGGCCAGATGGGGTTTTGCGACGCCGAGGCGCATTACAGCGCCCATCAACTGGAGCACGTGACCGACGAGGCCATGCAGGAGCGGTTGAAGCGTGCTGCCAACTATCCCACCCTGGACCCGCACCGGAAAGCGATTCCATGATCGATAGGGCACGAGGTGAATTGCTGTGACGCTTCAAGTGATAGTGCTGCTTGCGATCGTGGCCGTTGCGCTTGTCATTTTCATCGGGGGTTGGCTGTCGGTGGACCTGGTCGGCCTGCTCGTGCTGGCGGCCCTTGCCTTGGGCGGATTTGTCACAGCCGAGCAGGCGTTGGCCGGATTCAGCAGCCCGGCGGTGGTGACCGTCTGGGCGATGTTCATTCTCTCCGCGGGATTGAACCGCACCGGTGTCGCCCATCGTCTGGGGCAGCCGCTGCAGCGTTTCTCAAAAGGCAGCGAGGTGCTGCTCGTGGTGGTGCTGATGGCGGCCGCGAGCCTTTTGTCGGCCCTGATCAACACCGTGACGGTGGCCGCGATCCTGTTGCCCGCGACCATGGAACTGGCCCGGCGCAGCGGCCGTCCGCCCTCACGTTTACTGATGCCGCTGGCGCTCGGATGTCTGCTGGGCGGTCCGTTTACCGGCATCTCGACCCCGCCCAACATCCTGGCCACCGATGCCCTGCGCACCGCCGGGCTCGAGACGTTTGCCATCTTCGACTTCACCCCCATCACGGCGGCCATCGTGGCGGCCGGTATCGTTTTTATGGTGGTGATCGGGCGTCGCCTGCTGCCTGCGCGGGCCAAGGAAGCTGCTGACGGCGGCCGATTGTCCAGGCAGGATCCCTACCAGCTCGGTACCCACATCTTCACCACCCATATTCGATCGGGATCGACCCTGGTCGGCCACTCGTTGGCCGAGAGCCGCCTTGGCTCGGCCCTCTTCCTGACCGTGGTGGCGCTTCAACGTCAAGGGGACTTGATCCTTGCACCTCGGCCCACGGAAATTCTGCAGGTGGACGACAGACTGATCGTGCACGGCCAACCCGATCATCTGCGACGCTTTCATGGCAGTCAGCATCTCCAGGTCGAATCTTCCGAGTCGGCAAGGGAGTTGATCCTCGAGAGGCTGGCGGCCGCCGAGGGACGGGTGGCCGACGACTCACCCCTCGTGGGGGCGACGCTGGCCGAGAGTGGCCTGCGGCCCAAATATCGGGTCCACGTGTTGATGCTTCGCGATGCGGCCGGCAACGTTGTTCTGGATCCAAGGCGCCATCGTTTCGCCGCGGGCGATCGTTTGCTGCTTCAGGGGGAAATGGAGGCCCTGGAAGCGCTGACCGGCCAAGGGTTCGTGGCTGAAGCGCGATTCGTGCCCCAGGATGAGGTGGATCGATTGACCAGCGGCCGTGCCAGGTTGTTGACCGTCCGGGTCCCGAGCGGATCGGTACTGGCCGATCGGGATCTGGTCGAGAGCCGCCTGGGAAATGCCTTCGGCCTTACCGTGGCGGGGATCGTTCGCGGTGAGACGTTGATCTGTTTGCCGTCGCCCCATGAGAAGGTGCAGGCCGGTGATCTCCTGGTGATGCAGGGGACGACGCAGGACCTGGAGATTCTCGAAGGACTTCAGGCCCTGGAAATCAGCGAACAGTCCGCCGATTTGCTGGCCGAATTGGAGTCCCAGCAAATCGGCGTGACCGAAGTGCTGCTGTCACCCCGGACCACGCTGGCGGGCCGGACCCTGGCCGACCTTCTCTTCCGGGATCATTACGGTGTCAGTGTGCTGGCCATCTGGAGAAACGGACAAGCATACCGTACCGGCCTGCAGGATATGCCGCTCAAGTTCGGGGACGCCCTTCTGGTCTACGGGCAGCGGCAAAAGCTGGAGGCCGTGGCGCGCGATCGCGATTTTCTCGTGCTCGACCCGGCGGCCGTGCAGGCCCCCCGACTGGAGAAGGCCGGCATTGCCACGGTCATCATGCTGGCGGTGATCCTGGGTGCGATCCTCGGCCTGGTTCCCATCGCCATCGCCGCCGTCGCCGGGTCAGCGCTCATGGTCCTGGTCGGATGCCTGAGCATGGAAGAGGCCTACCGCGCCATCGAATGGAAGGTCATTTTTCTCATCGCCTGCATGTTGCCCCTGGGAGTGGCCATCGAGAATTCGGGTGCGGCCCAGATGGGCGCCCAGGTGCTGATCGGCGTGGTCGGGCAATACGGGCCCCGCTGGGTGGTGGCGGCGCTCTTCCTGGTCACCGTGATCGGCACCCAGGTGATCCCCACGGCGGCATTGGTGGTCTTGATGGCACCGGTGGCCCTCAGCGCCGCATCGACCCTGGGGATTTCGCCTCAGCTCTTGATGATGACGGTGGCGATCTCCGCTTCATCGAGTTTTGCCAGCCCGCTGTCGCATCCCGCCCACCTGCTGGTCATGGGGCCCGGCGGATATCGTTTCATCGACTATGTGAAGGTGGGAGTTCCGTTGACCGTGGTCACGTTCGGGGTCTCGGTGTGGCTCCTGCCGATCCTCTGGCCGGCTTGATGGAGAATGTACTGAAAGCGATTCAAACCATGACGGTGTCGTCAACAATGGATGGCCGATGAACGGGGAAAAGAGACGTTTTCTGATTCAAGATCGCGTGGCCGTCGACAGTCAAAGCGGGCTCGCATGGCCCATCGATGCGGCATTAGGAGAGTTTCCCATGACCTGGCACGAAGCATTGGCCTTTGTCGACGACCTCAATCGGCGGCGGTGGGCCGGTTTTGAGGATTGGCATCTGCCCAACCGGCGCGAGCTCTTCAGCCTGGTCAGCCATTCCCGGATCAATCCGTCGCTGCCGGCCGGGCATCCCTTTGTCAATGTCTTTTCCGGTTACTACTGGACCACTACCACCTGCAGCCGGTTGCCTGAGCAAGCCTGGTACGTGCACCTGGGCGGTGCGCGCGTCTTCAAAGGGATGAAACACGGTTTTTATATGGTGTGGCCGGTTCGAGCCGACGCGCCTTCCGATGGGTGGCCCTATCGCACCGGCCAGCGCGCCTGTTACGACGAGGAACACATGCCGCTGACGTGCGCCGGCGGTGGGCAGGATGGCGCCCTGCGGGCGGGACGTCCGTGGCCCGAGCCGCGTTTTGACGTGCGTGAAGATGGGGTTCTGGATCGATTGACCGGATTGATATGGGATCGGTCGGCCAGTAGCGCCCCAGCGCCGGTGGATTGGGAATCGGCTTGTGAGATGGCGGCCGCTGCCAATCGGAAAAGGTATCTGGGCCATGATAGCTGGCGCTTACCGACGGTCCGCGAAATGGAGAGCTTATGCGATCTGGGCACCCACAGCCCGGCGCTGCCCCTTGACCATCCGTTCGAAAATGTGCGTTCCGACTACTGGACCTCCACCACCAGCCGTTACGAATCCTCTTATGCCTGGGTGCTTTATCTGCAGGACGGCGCCGTGGGCGTCGGCTTCAAGTCCGGTTCCGTATTCGATGTCTGGCTGGTCAGAAATAGATGAAAATAAGTTTGAAGTTCAAAGTGTTAAGTTTAAAGTGATGGTATTCTGTCTATTGTTGTTCATAGGATATGCTGCTTATCCGGTTCCCCCCCGTAATCTCCGCGCATCGATTCAATACCTCACATTCCCAGGTACGTTTTTCGCAACACTTCGTCTTTCAGCAGCTCATCGCCCTTGCCTTCCGCGATGATCTTGCCCGAAGACAGGACGTAGTTGCGGTCGGTCATGGTAAAGACCGTGCTCACCTCCTGCTCGACCAGCAGCACGGTGATGCCCAGATCTTTGATCTCCTGGATCTTGCGGAACACCTCGGTGCGCATGATGGGCGCCAGGCCGGTGGAGGGTTCGTCGATGCACAGCAGCTTGGGGCTGGACATCATGGCCCGGCCCACGGCGAGCATCTGTTGCTCGCCGCCGGACAGGGTGCCGGAGATCTGGTGGGATCGCTCCTTGAGCCGGGGAAAGAGCTGGTAGACATGGCGCAGGTTTTCATCGATTTCGTTTTTGTCGGTCAGCAAGTAGGCGCCGGCCTTTAGGTTTTCCAGAACGGACATCTCCTTGAACGGCCGCCGTCGCTCGGGGCAGTGGATCAGGCCCATCTTGGCGATCTCGTGGGCCGGCGTTTTTTCGATGCGCTTGCCCATGAACTCCACCGTGCCTTGAAGGGTGATGTCGCCGTCGCCTCCGCGGTGGATGCTCTTTTCCCAGGCCACCAGGCCGGTGGCGGCCCGCAGGGTCGTGGATTTGCCGGCGCCGTTGGGGCCTACGAGGCTCACCAACTCTCCCTCTTCGACACGCAGACTGATGTCGTTGATGATCATCGCCTTGTCGTAACAGACCGTCAGATTGGTTATTTCCAGCACCGTTATATATCTCCTTTGCCAAGATAGCATTCGATGACCGCGGGATGCTTCACCACTGCATCGGGTGAGCATTCGGCCACCAACTCGCCGTAATTGAGGACGATGACGCGGTCGACGATTTTCATCAGTGCCTGCAGCTTGTGCTCGATGATGATCATGGCCGGCCCTTCGCTGTGCAGGCGTCCGAAACGGCCCCCCTTGTGCAGCCGTTTGATCGACTTGGCCATCAGATCGGTCTCGGCCGGGCTCAAACCGCCGAACGGCTCGTCAAGCAACAACAGTTCCGGTTCGGTGGCGATGGCGCGCGCCACTTCCAGGCGCTTGAGGTCGCCCTGGGACAAGGTGGAGGCCTTTTCGAGGGCCATGTCGGAGATGCCGGCGAATTCGAGGGCATCCATGGCCTTGGCCTCGATGCGCTTGACCCATTCGCCGGTTTTCATGGAGCGGGGCGAAAGGCAAGAGACCATCACGTTTGCGATGATCGGCAGGCGCCGGAAGGGCCGCATGTTCTGAAAGGTGCCGGCGATGCCCATGTTGACGATGTCCCATACCTTGCGCCGGGTGATATCCTGCCCTTTGAAGCGAATCTTGCCGCTGTCGGGCTTGATGATGCCGGTGATCTGGCGCAGCAGGGTCGTTTTGCCGGCCCCGTTGGGTCCGATCAATCCCACGATCTCATCGCGGGCGATATTGAAACTGACGTTGCCGGTGGCCTTCAATCCGCCGAAACTCTTATTCAGATTCGCTACTTCTAACAGGGGAACGGCCATATCATTTATCCTCCGCCTCGTCGCGCAGTTCCCGGCGGGACACTTTGCCCACATCGGTCTTGGGCAGCTCGCCCCTGAATTCGATGATACCCGGAACTTTGTAGTGGGCCAGGTTCTGCTTGCAGAATTCGATGATATCCTCTTCAGAGAGTTTACCCCGCGCTTCGCTCTGTAATACTACATAAGCCTTGATGATCTGACCGACCTTGGGGTCGGGTACGCCGACCACACCGGCCGCCTTGACCTGCGGATGCATGTAGAGCACTTCTTCCACGTGGCGGGCAAAGACCGAATAGCCCTTGTGTTTGATCAAATCGCGCTTGCGGTCGAAGAAAAAGAAGTAGCCCTCCTCGTCCATGCGTACCAGGTCGCCGGTGCGCATCCAGCGTTTGCCGTCGATCTCGATGAAGGTCTCGGCGTTGGCGTCCGGGCGCTTCCAGTAACCGGCCATGACATTGGGCCCGCTGAGTATCAGCTCGCCCTCCTCGTTGATCGGCTTGAAGTCCAGGCTATCCATGTCGATGACAGCGGCATCCATGCCGGTGATGGGCACGCCGAACGATCCTTTCTTGGGGCGATCCTTGGGGTTGCTGTGGCTGATGGCCGTGCATTCGGTCATGCCGAAGCCTTCCAGGATTTGGCTGCCGGTGCGCCGTTCCCATCCCTCGCAGGTGGTGTCGTGCAGCGTGTCTGCGCCGCAGGCGATGATTTTGAGCCGCTTCCAGTCGACTCGGTCGGTTTTTTCGTGCTCCTTGAGGTACTCGTACAGGGTGGGCACACCATAAAAGGCCGAGGCCTGGTAACGGTCCACGGCATTGAGGATCTCTTCCATGTCCGGGGTGGTGAAGAGCACCAGGGTCTGGCCCTGGGTCAGGCCCGAGAGCATCAGTACGGCCTGGCCGTAAATGTGAAACAGCGGCAAAAAGGCGATGATGGTCTCCTTGCCCTCTTCCACGAACGGCCACCACGCCTTGCCCATGGCGTAGATGGCCACCAGATTGCGATGGGTTAGCATCGCGGCCTTGGGCAGGCCGGTGGTACCGCCCGTGTAGGGCAGGGCGGCGATATCCTTTTCGGGGTCGAATTGGATCGCGGGCGGGTGGGGCGGATGGGCGTTGAGAAACTCTCTAAAAACCAAAAGCCCCATTTGCTTGATCTCTTCGGCCGTAGGTGGTTTCAGGTCGGCATAGGCCTTGCTGATGGCTTTCTTTGCAAATGCTTTCTTCAGCAGGGGTAGAAAATCGCCCAGGTTGGAAAGAATCACGTTGTCCAGGACGACACCCGAACGTTCGATGTTTGTATACAGCATGTCCTCGCAGATCACGGTCTTGGCTTCGCTGTCTTCGAGCTGGTGACGGACTTCCTTGCTGGTGTAGACCGGGCTGATCGGGGTCACCTTGGCGCCGGCCTTCAGGGCCCCGAAATAACTGATAATGAATTGGGGCGAATTGAGCAGGTAAATGGCCACCGTATCGCCCTTTTTGACGCCCAACTCGGCCAGGCCGGTGGCGCAGCGATCGATGAGTTCGATCAGCTCTTTGTAGCTGATTTTTTTGCCGTAAAAGATCAGGGCGGTCTTTTTTTTGTACTTATCGGCAGTTTGATCCAACAACTCAGGGACCGCCAGATTCGGAATTTCCACGCTCGGGGGCACGTTGTCCGGATAACATTGGAGCCATGGTCTGCTGGTGTAGAGCGTTTTTTGATCCATCGTGCGATTTTCCTCCTAATTGGGATGAAGCCTAATGCATGTTCGCCGCACAGACACGACACACCTTGCGAGTGGCAATGTTGCGGATTTTACAACGCGGGCATTCGTTTTCGATTTTACTGCGCAGCCAAGGGAGCAAACCACCCGGCATGTAGAGCAGTACGACCATGACCACTATGGCGAACATCAGTTGCCGCAGCTCAGGCCATATGCGGAAGAACTCCAAGAGGGGGAACAGAATGAAAACGGCGCCGACCGGCCCCCAGATGGTGACCATGCCGCCGAACACGCTCCAGATGACCACCTGAAAGGACATGGAGATCTCCAGGGTGGAGGGGCCGGCGATGCGCATGAAGTGGGCGTAGAGGCCGCCGGATAGACCGGCGAAAAATCCGCTGAGGCTGAAGGCGATCAGTTTGTATTTGGTGGTATTGATGCCGGCCGCCTTGACGGCCAGTTCGTCCTCACGAATGGCGTGAAAGATGATCCCCATGTGGGAGTCGGTGATCTTCCACATGGTGGCGACCAGCACCAACATGGTGATGATGACGATGTAGTAATTGGCAATCCTGGAGCGTGCCAGACGACTCAAACCGGAAAGCCCCAGTTCTCCACCGGTCAACTCCGGCACCGAGAAGACAAAACCCATCAGGATGATGGGAAAGGCCAGTGTGGTGAGCGCCAGGTAGGTGCCGCGCAGCCGCAGGCAGGGGAGGCCCACCAGCAATCCGGCCATGACCGCGATCAGGGCACCGACCGGGATGCTGGCCCATGGGGGAAAGCCGGCCTTCAGGTTCAATATGGCGGCACCATAAGCTCCTACCCCAAAGAACAGGGCATGCCCAAAATTGATTTGGCCGGTAAAGCCGGAGAGCAGATCCCAGCTGGCTGCGAAAATGGCAAAGATGCTGGCCAGAATCAGGATCCGCATCATATACGGGTCATCGTAGAGCAGCGGCAGCAGAAGCACCGTCAAAAAAAAGAGCAGTACGACGATCCGGCTGGGAAGGACGAACACTTCGTTTTTCAGTATCAAAAAAAGTTTCCGCAAGTGATAGCGCAGCAGATTCATAACTATCTCTCTTCTTCGAATTGTACACCGAAAAGGCCTGTCGGGCGGACTATGAGCACCAGAATCATGATGGACAGGGCCACCGCGC from Desulfatitalea tepidiphila carries:
- a CDS encoding branched-chain amino acid ABC transporter permease yields the protein MNLLRYHLRKLFLILKNEVFVLPSRIVVLLFFLTVLLLPLLYDDPYMMRILILASIFAIFAASWDLLSGFTGQINFGHALFFGVGAYGAAILNLKAGFPPWASIPVGALIAVMAGLLVGLPCLRLRGTYLALTTLAFPIILMGFVFSVPELTGGELGLSGLSRLARSRIANYYIVIITMLVLVATMWKITDSHMGIIFHAIREDELAVKAAGINTTKYKLIAFSLSGFFAGLSGGLYAHFMRIAGPSTLEISMSFQVVIWSVFGGMVTIWGPVGAVFILFPLLEFFRIWPELRQLMFAIVVMVVLLYMPGGLLPWLRSKIENECPRCKIRNIATRKVCRVCAANMH
- a CDS encoding long-chain-fatty-acid--CoA ligase; this encodes MDQKTLYTSRPWLQCYPDNVPPSVEIPNLAVPELLDQTADKYKKKTALIFYGKKISYKELIELIDRCATGLAELGVKKGDTVAIYLLNSPQFIISYFGALKAGAKVTPISPVYTSKEVRHQLEDSEAKTVICEDMLYTNIERSGVVLDNVILSNLGDFLPLLKKAFAKKAISKAYADLKPPTAEEIKQMGLLVFREFLNAHPPHPPAIQFDPEKDIAALPYTGGTTGLPKAAMLTHRNLVAIYAMGKAWWPFVEEGKETIIAFLPLFHIYGQAVLMLSGLTQGQTLVLFTTPDMEEILNAVDRYQASAFYGVPTLYEYLKEHEKTDRVDWKRLKIIACGADTLHDTTCEGWERRTGSQILEGFGMTECTAISHSNPKDRPKKGSFGVPITGMDAAVIDMDSLDFKPINEEGELILSGPNVMAGYWKRPDANAETFIEIDGKRWMRTGDLVRMDEEGYFFFFDRKRDLIKHKGYSVFARHVEEVLYMHPQVKAAGVVGVPDPKVGQIIKAYVVLQSEARGKLSEEDIIEFCKQNLAHYKVPGIIEFRGELPKTDVGKVSRRELRDEAEDK
- a CDS encoding SLC13 family permease, with the protein product MTLQVIVLLAIVAVALVIFIGGWLSVDLVGLLVLAALALGGFVTAEQALAGFSSPAVVTVWAMFILSAGLNRTGVAHRLGQPLQRFSKGSEVLLVVVLMAAASLLSALINTVTVAAILLPATMELARRSGRPPSRLLMPLALGCLLGGPFTGISTPPNILATDALRTAGLETFAIFDFTPITAAIVAAGIVFMVVIGRRLLPARAKEAADGGRLSRQDPYQLGTHIFTTHIRSGSTLVGHSLAESRLGSALFLTVVALQRQGDLILAPRPTEILQVDDRLIVHGQPDHLRRFHGSQHLQVESSESARELILERLAAAEGRVADDSPLVGATLAESGLRPKYRVHVLMLRDAAGNVVLDPRRHRFAAGDRLLLQGEMEALEALTGQGFVAEARFVPQDEVDRLTSGRARLLTVRVPSGSVLADRDLVESRLGNAFGLTVAGIVRGETLICLPSPHEKVQAGDLLVMQGTTQDLEILEGLQALEISEQSADLLAELESQQIGVTEVLLSPRTTLAGRTLADLLFRDHYGVSVLAIWRNGQAYRTGLQDMPLKFGDALLVYGQRQKLEAVARDRDFLVLDPAAVQAPRLEKAGIATVIMLAVILGAILGLVPIAIAAVAGSALMVLVGCLSMEEAYRAIEWKVIFLIACMLPLGVAIENSGAAQMGAQVLIGVVGQYGPRWVVAALFLVTVIGTQVIPTAALVVLMAPVALSAASTLGISPQLLMMTVAISASSSFASPLSHPAHLLVMGPGGYRFIDYVKVGVPLTVVTFGVSVWLLPILWPA
- a CDS encoding ABC transporter ATP-binding protein codes for the protein MLEITNLTVCYDKAMIINDISLRVEEGELVSLVGPNGAGKSTTLRAATGLVAWEKSIHRGGDGDITLQGTVEFMGKRIEKTPAHEIAKMGLIHCPERRRPFKEMSVLENLKAGAYLLTDKNEIDENLRHVYQLFPRLKERSHQISGTLSGGEQQMLAVGRAMMSSPKLLCIDEPSTGLAPIMRTEVFRKIQEIKDLGITVLLVEQEVSTVFTMTDRNYVLSSGKIIAEGKGDELLKDEVLRKTYLGM
- a CDS encoding ABC transporter ATP-binding protein; its protein translation is MAVPLLEVANLNKSFGGLKATGNVSFNIARDEIVGLIGPNGAGKTTLLRQITGIIKPDSGKIRFKGQDITRRKVWDIVNMGIAGTFQNMRPFRRLPIIANVMVSCLSPRSMKTGEWVKRIEAKAMDALEFAGISDMALEKASTLSQGDLKRLEVARAIATEPELLLLDEPFGGLSPAETDLMAKSIKRLHKGGRFGRLHSEGPAMIIIEHKLQALMKIVDRVIVLNYGELVAECSPDAVVKHPAVIECYLGKGDI
- a CDS encoding DUF1566 domain-containing protein is translated as MNGEKRRFLIQDRVAVDSQSGLAWPIDAALGEFPMTWHEALAFVDDLNRRRWAGFEDWHLPNRRELFSLVSHSRINPSLPAGHPFVNVFSGYYWTTTTCSRLPEQAWYVHLGGARVFKGMKHGFYMVWPVRADAPSDGWPYRTGQRACYDEEHMPLTCAGGGQDGALRAGRPWPEPRFDVREDGVLDRLTGLIWDRSASSAPAPVDWESACEMAAAANRKRYLGHDSWRLPTVREMESLCDLGTHSPALPLDHPFENVRSDYWTSTTSRYESSYAWVLYLQDGAVGVGFKSGSVFDVWLVRNR
- a CDS encoding metal ABC transporter permease — its product is MEWTFIDSWIIVTGILSAMSCALLGNYLVLRRMSMMGDAISHAVLPGLAIAFLVSGSRDSLPMLVGAVGVGVLTAVLIQAIGKLSGLDQGASMGVIFTTLFALGLILIRQAADHVDLDPGCVLYGAIELTPLDVYALFGWEIPRAAVTNGIMLLVNVLFVVFFFKELRITSFDPALATTMGFNAGVMHYVLMALVAATTIAAFESVGSILVIAMLIVPAATAHLLTDRLVAMLAISLVVAALSAVLGHLGAITIPTWIGFRDTSTAGMMAVAVGVLFLAVFLFAPRHGIIGRMVAQGLLTLRVNRDDILGMLYRVQELSGQRSPAVKTDDLRKALLTGGWVNLALADLLRTRMVRRTLEGVVLTESGLSSAANLIRSHRLWESYLCGQMGFCDAEAHYSAHQLEHVTDEAMQERLKRAANYPTLDPHRKAIP